The Pseudomonas marginalis genomic interval ATCATCACATCTGGAACGAGTCGCCGCGGTCAATTTTTGACCCGTACACGACGCAGGAATTGATCGAGGATAAGGTCGGTTCCGGACATAACGTCGTGGCAACTGTCATGGTCGATTCTCATGCTCAGCATTCTTTGGATGGGCCTGAGGCTTTTCGCCCGGTTGGTGAGACAGTTTACTGTGAAAAAGTAGCTCAGGAGTCAGAGAAGGCCGGTGGGCGGATTGCTGGCGTATGCGCCGCAATCGTACCTTATGCGGACATGCGATTGGGAGCCGCCGTTGGCGAGGTGCTGGATGCCCATGCGGACGCCTCTCCACGCTTTCGTGGCATTCGCTACATGTTGGCCAGGGTGCCGGAACTGCCACCCATTTATGGTGCAACGGAAGAAGGCATTTCCAGAACGCCGGAATTTCGTGCCGGGTTTGCCGAGCTTGCGCGACGCGGCTTGAGTTTCGAACACTGGGTGTTCCAGCCTCAACACGATGAAGTACTCGATCTGGCCAGAGCCTTTCCCGACACGACCATTGTCCTCAACCATCTCGGTGGTCCGATGGGCCATGGCCGCTACAAGGGCAAGCGCGAGGAGGGTTTCCAGGATTGGAAGCGCTCGATGTCAGCGTTGGCTACCTGTCCCAATATCGTTGTAAAGCTGGGAGGGACCTATGTGTGCCAGACCAGTCCAGAGGAAATAGGCTGGCCCGCTCGACCTGCAACGTCGGAAGAAATGGCAGAGAAAAACGGTGATTACATCCTCACAGCAATCGATCTGTTTTCTCCGTCCCGCTGCATGTTTGAGAGCAATTTCCCGGTGGACATGCTGTACACGTCGTATGGCAATCTCTGGAACAGCTTCAAGCGTGTGGTTTCGGGCTTCAGTCGTGACGAACAATTGGAGCTGTTTTCAGAGACTGCTAAGCGTGTCTATAAATTGAAGCTGTGATCTTAAATCCAGTCGTCCCCCCTGCCTCGTTAGTGCGGTGGGGTAGTCCAGGGGGGAAGGCTGCGCCGTGTCAGCTCCCGGTCGAGTTCGTTGGGCAGGATATTTGACAGCAACGGCAAGAGCGGACCGCCTTGCTGCG includes:
- a CDS encoding amidohydrolase family protein encodes the protein MTSKQWSDFVNEEAINPDLPIVDTHHHIWNESPRSIFDPYTTQELIEDKVGSGHNVVATVMVDSHAQHSLDGPEAFRPVGETVYCEKVAQESEKAGGRIAGVCAAIVPYADMRLGAAVGEVLDAHADASPRFRGIRYMLARVPELPPIYGATEEGISRTPEFRAGFAELARRGLSFEHWVFQPQHDEVLDLARAFPDTTIVLNHLGGPMGHGRYKGKREEGFQDWKRSMSALATCPNIVVKLGGTYVCQTSPEEIGWPARPATSEEMAEKNGDYILTAIDLFSPSRCMFESNFPVDMLYTSYGNLWNSFKRVVSGFSRDEQLELFSETAKRVYKLKL